A region of Diospyros lotus cultivar Yz01 chromosome 3, ASM1463336v1, whole genome shotgun sequence DNA encodes the following proteins:
- the LOC127798479 gene encoding uncharacterized protein LOC127798479 isoform X1 yields MEPNGAAARLRIPKTPSFSDRFLPVSARSSPESALDGDLSEDDVFWIGDFAENNRSSNLNVPSVSPSGGRSHHGRGVARGENFGILAALPASESDESNLQARSVFNHKASVSSSSSSSPASSSRMIPTVPKRPPLDRQHSSLKQPLSAPVNVPVMTEAMQRVRAMRQFDDIHYDDDTGEGEGEMLPPHEVVASRQSPMMACSVLEGAGRTLKGRDLRQIRIQFSHAWASNILVG; encoded by the exons ATGGAACCAAATGGTGCCGCCGCCAGGCTCCGTATCCCCAAGACACCGTCATTCTCCGACCGATTCCTCCCCGTTTCCGCTCGTTCTAGCCCCGAGTCTGCCTTAGACGGCGACCTTAGCGAGGACGACGTGTTCTGGATCGGCGACTTCGCCGAGAACAACCGTTCGTCGAACCTTAATGTGCCGTCGGTCTCGCCTTCCGGTGGTCGAAGCCATCACGGGCGGGGCGTTGCCAGGGGGGAGAACTTCGGCATCCTAGCCGCGTTGCCGGCTAGCGAATCCGATGAGAGCAATCTCCAGGCTCGCTCGGTATTCAACCACAAGGCTTCAGTCTCGTCGTCGTCTTCGTCTTCTCCGGCTTCGTCATCGAGGATGATCCCTACGGTTCCGAAGAGGCCGCCGTTGGATCGGCAGCACAGCTCACTGAAGCAACCCCTATCGGCGCCGGTGAATGTGCCGGTGATGACGGAGGCGATGCAGAGGGTACGCGCGATGCGCCAATTCGACGACATTCATTATGACGATGATACTGGCGAAGGGGAAGGGGAGATGCTACCGCCGCACGAGGTCGTTGCGTCGAGGCAGTCACCTATGATGGCTTGCTCCGTGCTTGAAGGCGCAGGAAGGACACTCAAAGGGAGAGATCTGCGCCAG ATTAGAATTCAGTTTTCACATGCTTGGGCATCTAACATTCTTGTTGGCTAA
- the LOC127798479 gene encoding uncharacterized protein LOC127798479 isoform X2 — MEPNGAAARLRIPKTPSFSDRFLPVSARSSPESALDGDLSEDDVFWIGDFAENNRSSNLNVPSVSPSGGRSHHGRGVARGENFGILAALPASESDESNLQARSVFNHKASVSSSSSSSPASSSRMIPTVPKRPPLDRQHSSLKQPLSAPVNVPVMTEAMQRVRAMRQFDDIHYDDDTGEGEGEMLPPHEVVASRQSPMMACSVLEGAGRTLKGRDLRQLFADCYKMQIWLF, encoded by the exons ATGGAACCAAATGGTGCCGCCGCCAGGCTCCGTATCCCCAAGACACCGTCATTCTCCGACCGATTCCTCCCCGTTTCCGCTCGTTCTAGCCCCGAGTCTGCCTTAGACGGCGACCTTAGCGAGGACGACGTGTTCTGGATCGGCGACTTCGCCGAGAACAACCGTTCGTCGAACCTTAATGTGCCGTCGGTCTCGCCTTCCGGTGGTCGAAGCCATCACGGGCGGGGCGTTGCCAGGGGGGAGAACTTCGGCATCCTAGCCGCGTTGCCGGCTAGCGAATCCGATGAGAGCAATCTCCAGGCTCGCTCGGTATTCAACCACAAGGCTTCAGTCTCGTCGTCGTCTTCGTCTTCTCCGGCTTCGTCATCGAGGATGATCCCTACGGTTCCGAAGAGGCCGCCGTTGGATCGGCAGCACAGCTCACTGAAGCAACCCCTATCGGCGCCGGTGAATGTGCCGGTGATGACGGAGGCGATGCAGAGGGTACGCGCGATGCGCCAATTCGACGACATTCATTATGACGATGATACTGGCGAAGGGGAAGGGGAGATGCTACCGCCGCACGAGGTCGTTGCGTCGAGGCAGTCACCTATGATGGCTTGCTCCGTGCTTGAAGGCGCAGGAAGGACACTCAAAGGGAGAGATCTGCGCCAG CTATTTGCAGACTGCTACAAAATGCAGATTTGGTTGTTTTAA
- the LOC127798479 gene encoding uncharacterized protein LOC127798479 isoform X3, translating to MEPNGAAARLRIPKTPSFSDRFLPVSARSSPESALDGDLSEDDVFWIGDFAENNRSSNLNVPSVSPSGGRSHHGRGVARGENFGILAALPASESDESNLQARSVFNHKASVSSSSSSSPASSSRMIPTVPKRPPLDRQHSSLKQPLSAPVNVPVMTEAMQRVRAMRQFDDIHYDDDTGEGEGEMLPPHEVVASRQSPMMACSVLEGAGRTLKGRDLRQACQQSNNVATTA from the exons ATGGAACCAAATGGTGCCGCCGCCAGGCTCCGTATCCCCAAGACACCGTCATTCTCCGACCGATTCCTCCCCGTTTCCGCTCGTTCTAGCCCCGAGTCTGCCTTAGACGGCGACCTTAGCGAGGACGACGTGTTCTGGATCGGCGACTTCGCCGAGAACAACCGTTCGTCGAACCTTAATGTGCCGTCGGTCTCGCCTTCCGGTGGTCGAAGCCATCACGGGCGGGGCGTTGCCAGGGGGGAGAACTTCGGCATCCTAGCCGCGTTGCCGGCTAGCGAATCCGATGAGAGCAATCTCCAGGCTCGCTCGGTATTCAACCACAAGGCTTCAGTCTCGTCGTCGTCTTCGTCTTCTCCGGCTTCGTCATCGAGGATGATCCCTACGGTTCCGAAGAGGCCGCCGTTGGATCGGCAGCACAGCTCACTGAAGCAACCCCTATCGGCGCCGGTGAATGTGCCGGTGATGACGGAGGCGATGCAGAGGGTACGCGCGATGCGCCAATTCGACGACATTCATTATGACGATGATACTGGCGAAGGGGAAGGGGAGATGCTACCGCCGCACGAGGTCGTTGCGTCGAGGCAGTCACCTATGATGGCTTGCTCCGTGCTTGAAGGCGCAGGAAGGACACTCAAAGGGAGAGATCTGCGCCAG GCTTGCCAACAAAGCAACAATGTGGCAACAACTGCCTAA
- the LOC127797786 gene encoding uncharacterized protein LOC127797786, producing MGIKVKWSWTSALVGAASATVATAIITAKPRTPTFDVISISITSLKLNFPVVDAELMLTVHVTNPNIAPIHYSSTEMSIFYAGSLLGSARVDAGSQAPRSCRLLQLPARLSGLELSHHAAQFITDVGRREMVLDAAVDIEGAARVMWWEHKFVVHVDSRVVVDPVFLDVIDQENKAEMEVFVA from the coding sequence ATGGGCATAAAGGTAAAGTGGAGCTGGACCTCCGCACTGGTCGGCGCAGCGTCAGCCACCGTCGCGACGGCAATAATCACGGCTAAGCCCAGAACTCCGACTTTCGACGTGATATCCATAAGCATCACCTCCTTGAAGCTTAACTTCCCGGTGGTCGACGCCGAGCTGATGCTGACCGTCCATGTCACCAACCCCAACATCGCCCCCATCCACTACTCGTCCACCGAGATGTCCATCTTCTACGCGGGCTCCCTGCTGGGCTCCGCCCGGGTAGACGCCGGCTCCCAAGCGCCGCGGTCTTGCCGCCTCCTCCAGCTCCCGGCGCGGCTCAGCGGCCTGGAGCTGTCCCACCACGCCGCCCAGTTCATCACCGACGTGGGCCGCCGCGAGATGGTGCTGGACGCGGCGGTGGATATAGAGGGGGCGGCTAGGGTGATGTGGTGGGAGCACAAGTTTGTGGTACACGTGGACAGCCGCGTAGTCGTTGATCCAGTGTTTCTTGATGTGATTGATCAGGAAAACAAGGCGGAGATGGAAGTCTTCGTAGCTTAA